From Triticum aestivum cultivar Chinese Spring chromosome 4A, IWGSC CS RefSeq v2.1, whole genome shotgun sequence, a single genomic window includes:
- the LOC123086179 gene encoding 30S ribosomal protein S5, chloroplastic, whose amino-acid sequence MVERASQLGRFILQPCPDSSRIKHRITEEDKPSNSHIATPALLCSSPSLAASPPLAGASPEELAKMAVAATAMAMATTSTAAHVVPALFSFLQQRLRLCPKARISTSRRLLLPVSMFSTRDGSASYHEEDEEGEAEDSAEAAFGDEDDEKPQPEAVSSTEFQFAAPPEGYIEPAPFDELPPESPEDVAAAYESLYGPAFSGESLMGNNVFEVKVVDPVDMDRDQRPNDEFSERVVQVSRVTKVVKGGRQLSYRALVVVGDMKGHVGVGVGKAKEVSEAITKAGMNGRRNLVTVPLTKYCTFPHRAEANYGAAKVMLRPACPGSGVTAGGAVRVVLEMAGVENALGKQLRSKNPLNNARATVKATQMMRQFSDVAAERGLPMEELWK is encoded by the exons ATGGTTGAAAGAGCGAGCCAGCTCGGCAGATTCATTTTGCAGCCCTGCCCAGATTCCTCGAGGATTAAACACCGGATAACAGAAGAGGATAAGCCGAGCAACTCCCACATTGCCACCCCAGCACTTCtctgctcctccccctccctcgcggcctcgcctcccctcgccGGAGCATCACCCGAAGAACTTGCCAAAATGGCGGTCGCCGCCACAGCCATGGCGATGGCCACCACCTCCACTGCCGCCCACGTTGTTCCCGCACTGTTCTCCTTCCTTCAACAGCGCCTCCGTCTCTGCCCCAAAGCCCGTATCTCCACCTCCCGCCGCCTCCTGCTCCCTGTCTCCATGTTCTCCACCCGGGACGGTTCGGCCTCCTACCATGAAGAGGATGAGGAAGGGGAGGCGGAGGATTCTGCGGAAGCCGCCTTCGGGGACGAGGACGACGAGAAGCCGCAGCCGGAGGCGGTGTCCTCTACGGAGTTTCAGTTCGCGGCACCACCGGAGGGATACATTGAGCCGGCGCCATTCGACGAGTTGCCGCCGGAATCACCAGAGGACGTGGCAGCAGCCTACGAGTCGCTCTACGGGCCGGCCTTCAGCGGCGAGTCGTTGATGGGGAACAACGTGTTCGAGGTGAAAGTGGTGGACCCCGTCGACATGGACCGGGACCAGCGCCCCAACGACGAGTTCAGCGAGCGTGTCGTGCAGGTCAGCCGAGTCACCAAGGTCGTCAAGGGTGGGAGGCAACTCTCCTACCGCGCCCTAGTCGTGGTCGGCGACATGAAGGGGCACGTTGGTGTTGGCGTCGGCAAGGCCAAAGAAGTCTCAGAGGCCATCACCAAGGCTGGCATGAACGGCCGCCGCAATCTCGTTACAGTGCCACTAACCAAGTACTGCACCTTCCCGCACAG AGCTGAGGCGAACTATGGagcagcaaaggtcatgctgaggCCTGCTTGCCCTGGATCTGGTGTCACTGCAGGTGGAGCTGTGAGGGTTGTGCTGGAGATGGCTGGAGTTGAAAATGCTCTTGGGAAGCAGCTGCGAAGCAAGAATCCCCTCAACAATGCAAGGGCTACCGTCAAGGCGACACAGATGATGAGACAGTTCTCAGACGTTGCTGCAGAGCGTGGACTTCCAATGGAGGAGTTATGGAAATGA